A single Venturia canescens isolate UGA chromosome 1, ASM1945775v1, whole genome shotgun sequence DNA region contains:
- the LOC122413491 gene encoding uncharacterized protein, which translates to MRPDTRSVSFTFHREPLGDRNSPRMNTRNTRNLRQRLQDRFEKDKSDISTTRDNKKSKVEKDCCTEKGWSNLSLGNVSADSRRVLRTGAEKLSKTISSVRTTIGTISQKFRTSTRRRQILDEQQSPGNSACKGQTPQTRSRCLLGRTPTKLYSPFGIESPRRAWGKENDKTPISADSKVEGRRTSRPFRFVNARGFAALR; encoded by the exons ATGAGACCCGACACTCGCAGCGTCTCTTTTACGTTTCATCGTGAACCTCTCGGTGATCGAAACTCTCCGAGAATGAACACCCGGAATACTCGAAATCTTCGACAACGACTACAAGATCGTTTTGAGAAAGATAAAAGTGACATTTCTACAACGAGGGACAATAAGAAATCTAAAGTCGAAAAGGATTGTTGCACTGAAAAGGGCTGGAGCAATCTCAGCCTGGGCAATGTTTCCGCCGATTCTCGAAGGGTTCTTCGTACCGGGGCTGAAAAATTGTCGAAAACAATATCGTCCGTTAGAACCACCATTGGAACGATATCTCAG aaatttaggACATCGACTCGCAGACGTCAGATCCTGGACGAGCAGCAATCGCCGGGTAACAGCGCATGCAAGGGTCAAACTCCTCAGACGAGATCTCGTTGTTTACTCGGTAGAACGCCAACGAAGCTTTACAGTCCGTTTGGCATTGAATCACCGAGACGAGCATGGGGCAAGGAAAACGATAAGACGCCAATTTCCGCCGATTCCAAGGTCGAAGGACGTCGAACATCTCGGCCGTTTCGTTTCGTTAACGCCCGCGGATTTGCTGCCTTGAGATGA
- the LOC122405566 gene encoding sex-lethal homolog isoform X2 produces MDFHTPGSNLKGGMNFQTSWSIQPQEYQQIPSTDLTAQGGLPTNQNSNPGAGRDFARFCKMTDQHEQQHPQMRDDSRTNLIINYLPQSMTEKELYSMFVTIGPVESCRVMKDYKTGYSYGFGFVNYAKADDAATAINTLNGLQVQNKRLKVSFARPSGEEIKETNLYVTNLPRNITEAQIEDIFKMYGRIVQKNILKDKLTGLPRGVAFVRFDKREEAQEAINHLHGTIPDGGSEPLCVKIAEEHGKQKAAYYAGWQAGYNQSRGGGRGRGSTGGSSAVVVSGSTGTAGTTLVGRTSGYGTRGGHHGGGFIGGGGGGPGAMRMEKIHPHRFNPIGMGGGGGYVQSHFW; encoded by the exons ATGGATTTTCACACCCCGGGATCGAATCTCAAAGgtggaatgaattttcaaacgag TTGGAGCATTCAGCCGCAAGAGTATCAGCAAATACCGTCAACAGATCTCACGGCTCAGGGAGGCCTACCGACCAATCAAAATTCCAACCCAGGCGCAGGACGTGATTTTGCTAGATTCTGCAAAATGACGGATCAGCACGAGCAGCAACATCCTCAAATGAGGGATGATTCGAGAACCAATCTCATCATCAATTATTTGCCCCAGAGCATGACTGAGAAAGAACTCTACAGTATGTTCGTTACTATCGGACCTGTAGAGTCCTGCAGGGTCATGAAAGACTACAAA ACTGGCTATAGTTACGGATTTGGCTTTGTGAACTATGCCAAAGCCGACGATGCGGCTACAGCCATAAACACCCTGAACGGTCTTCAAGTACAGAACAAGCGATTAAAAGTGTCGTTCGCACGTCCTTCTGGGGAGGAAATCAAAGAAACTAATCTCTACGTCACGAATCTCCCAAG GAACATTACCGAGGCCCAGATTGAGGACATCTTCAAAATGTACGGACGAATAGTACAGAAGAATATTCTCAAAGATAAACTCACCGGCTTACCCCGCGGCGTGGCTTTCGTCAG ATTCGACAAGCGCGAAGAGGCTCAGGAGGCAATAAATCATCTACACGGGACGATACCCGATGGTGGATCGGAACCTCTTTGCGTGAAAATTGCCGAAGAGCACGGTAAACAGAAGGCGGCGTACTACGCTGGCTGGCAAGCTGGATACAATCAGAGCCGTG GCGGTGGTCGAGGACGTGGTAGCACCGGCGGATCGTCAGCTGTCGTCGTTAGCGGAAGTACCGGAACCGCTGGAACAACCCTCGTAGGAAGAACGAGCGGCTATGGAACCCGGGGGGGTCATCACGGTGGTGGATTTATCGGGGGCGGGGGAGGCGGTCCAGGTGCaatgagaatggaaaaaatccaTCCGCATCGTTTCAATCCAATTGGAATGGGAGGGGGCGGTGGATACGTACAATCGCACTTCTGGTGA
- the LOC122405566 gene encoding sex-lethal homolog isoform X3 → MFAASSWDEDNISWSIQPQEYQQIPSTDLTAQGGLPTNQNSNPGAGRDFARFCKMTDQHEQQHPQMRDDSRTNLIINYLPQSMTEKELYSMFVTIGPVESCRVMKDYKTGYSYGFGFVNYAKADDAATAINTLNGLQVQNKRLKVSFARPSGEEIKETNLYVTNLPRNITEAQIEDIFKMYGRIVQKNILKDKLTGLPRGVAFVRFDKREEAQEAINHLHGTIPDGGSEPLCVKIAEEHGKQKAAYYAGWQAGYNQSRGGGRGRGSTGGSSAVVVSGSTGTAGTTLVGRTSGYGTRGGHHGGGFIGGGGGGPGAMRMEKIHPHRFNPIGMGGGGGYVQSHFW, encoded by the exons ATGTTTGCTGCATCTTCCTGGGATGAAGACAATATAAG TTGGAGCATTCAGCCGCAAGAGTATCAGCAAATACCGTCAACAGATCTCACGGCTCAGGGAGGCCTACCGACCAATCAAAATTCCAACCCAGGCGCAGGACGTGATTTTGCTAGATTCTGCAAAATGACGGATCAGCACGAGCAGCAACATCCTCAAATGAGGGATGATTCGAGAACCAATCTCATCATCAATTATTTGCCCCAGAGCATGACTGAGAAAGAACTCTACAGTATGTTCGTTACTATCGGACCTGTAGAGTCCTGCAGGGTCATGAAAGACTACAAA ACTGGCTATAGTTACGGATTTGGCTTTGTGAACTATGCCAAAGCCGACGATGCGGCTACAGCCATAAACACCCTGAACGGTCTTCAAGTACAGAACAAGCGATTAAAAGTGTCGTTCGCACGTCCTTCTGGGGAGGAAATCAAAGAAACTAATCTCTACGTCACGAATCTCCCAAG GAACATTACCGAGGCCCAGATTGAGGACATCTTCAAAATGTACGGACGAATAGTACAGAAGAATATTCTCAAAGATAAACTCACCGGCTTACCCCGCGGCGTGGCTTTCGTCAG ATTCGACAAGCGCGAAGAGGCTCAGGAGGCAATAAATCATCTACACGGGACGATACCCGATGGTGGATCGGAACCTCTTTGCGTGAAAATTGCCGAAGAGCACGGTAAACAGAAGGCGGCGTACTACGCTGGCTGGCAAGCTGGATACAATCAGAGCCGTG GCGGTGGTCGAGGACGTGGTAGCACCGGCGGATCGTCAGCTGTCGTCGTTAGCGGAAGTACCGGAACCGCTGGAACAACCCTCGTAGGAAGAACGAGCGGCTATGGAACCCGGGGGGGTCATCACGGTGGTGGATTTATCGGGGGCGGGGGAGGCGGTCCAGGTGCaatgagaatggaaaaaatccaTCCGCATCGTTTCAATCCAATTGGAATGGGAGGGGGCGGTGGATACGTACAATCGCACTTCTGGTGA
- the LOC122405566 gene encoding sex-lethal homolog isoform X5 — protein MYSYGEQFGDYSQDYAAYDNTLSWSIQPQEYQQIPSTDLTAQGGLPTNQNSNPGAGRDFARFCKMTDQHEQQHPQMRDDSRTNLIINYLPQSMTEKELYSMFVTIGPVESCRVMKDYKTGYSYGFGFVNYAKADDAATAINTLNGLQVQNKRLKVSFARPSGEEIKETNLYVTNLPRNITEAQIEDIFKMYGRIVQKNILKDKLTGLPRGVAFVRFDKREEAQEAINHLHGTIPDGGSEPLCVKIAEEHGKQKAAYYAGWQAGYNQSRGECLYATRKKNLQYHNYHN, from the exons ATGTACAGCTACGGCGAACAATTCGGGGATTACTCGCAAGATTACGCGGCTTACGATAACACACTGAg TTGGAGCATTCAGCCGCAAGAGTATCAGCAAATACCGTCAACAGATCTCACGGCTCAGGGAGGCCTACCGACCAATCAAAATTCCAACCCAGGCGCAGGACGTGATTTTGCTAGATTCTGCAAAATGACGGATCAGCACGAGCAGCAACATCCTCAAATGAGGGATGATTCGAGAACCAATCTCATCATCAATTATTTGCCCCAGAGCATGACTGAGAAAGAACTCTACAGTATGTTCGTTACTATCGGACCTGTAGAGTCCTGCAGGGTCATGAAAGACTACAAA ACTGGCTATAGTTACGGATTTGGCTTTGTGAACTATGCCAAAGCCGACGATGCGGCTACAGCCATAAACACCCTGAACGGTCTTCAAGTACAGAACAAGCGATTAAAAGTGTCGTTCGCACGTCCTTCTGGGGAGGAAATCAAAGAAACTAATCTCTACGTCACGAATCTCCCAAG GAACATTACCGAGGCCCAGATTGAGGACATCTTCAAAATGTACGGACGAATAGTACAGAAGAATATTCTCAAAGATAAACTCACCGGCTTACCCCGCGGCGTGGCTTTCGTCAG ATTCGACAAGCGCGAAGAGGCTCAGGAGGCAATAAATCATCTACACGGGACGATACCCGATGGTGGATCGGAACCTCTTTGCGTGAAAATTGCCGAAGAGCACGGTAAACAGAAGGCGGCGTACTACGCTGGCTGGCAAGCTGGATACAATCAGAGCCGTG GAGAGTGTCTCTAtgcgacgaggaaaaaaaatctacagtATCATAATTATCATAACTAG
- the LOC122405566 gene encoding sex-lethal homolog isoform X6: MYSYGEQFGDYSQDYAAYDNTLSWSIQPQEYQQIPSTDLTAQGGLPTNQNSNPGAGRDFARFCKMTDQHEQQHPQMRDDSRTNLIINYLPQSMTEKELYSMFVTIGPVESCRVMKDYKTGYSYGFGFVNYAKADDAATAINTLNGLQVQNKRLKVSFARPSGEEIKETNLYVTNLPRNITEAQIEDIFKMYGRIVQKNILKDKLTGLPRGVAFVRFDKREEAQEAINHLHGTIPDGGSEPLCVKIAEEHGKQKAAYYAGWQAGYNQSRDKPVRL, encoded by the exons ATGTACAGCTACGGCGAACAATTCGGGGATTACTCGCAAGATTACGCGGCTTACGATAACACACTGAg TTGGAGCATTCAGCCGCAAGAGTATCAGCAAATACCGTCAACAGATCTCACGGCTCAGGGAGGCCTACCGACCAATCAAAATTCCAACCCAGGCGCAGGACGTGATTTTGCTAGATTCTGCAAAATGACGGATCAGCACGAGCAGCAACATCCTCAAATGAGGGATGATTCGAGAACCAATCTCATCATCAATTATTTGCCCCAGAGCATGACTGAGAAAGAACTCTACAGTATGTTCGTTACTATCGGACCTGTAGAGTCCTGCAGGGTCATGAAAGACTACAAA ACTGGCTATAGTTACGGATTTGGCTTTGTGAACTATGCCAAAGCCGACGATGCGGCTACAGCCATAAACACCCTGAACGGTCTTCAAGTACAGAACAAGCGATTAAAAGTGTCGTTCGCACGTCCTTCTGGGGAGGAAATCAAAGAAACTAATCTCTACGTCACGAATCTCCCAAG GAACATTACCGAGGCCCAGATTGAGGACATCTTCAAAATGTACGGACGAATAGTACAGAAGAATATTCTCAAAGATAAACTCACCGGCTTACCCCGCGGCGTGGCTTTCGTCAG ATTCGACAAGCGCGAAGAGGCTCAGGAGGCAATAAATCATCTACACGGGACGATACCCGATGGTGGATCGGAACCTCTTTGCGTGAAAATTGCCGAAGAGCACGGTAAACAGAAGGCGGCGTACTACGCTGGCTGGCAAGCTGGATACAATCAGAGCCGTG ATAAGCCGGTTCGCCTCTAA
- the LOC122405566 gene encoding sex-lethal homolog isoform X1 → MYSYGEQFGDYSQDYAAYDNTLSWSIQPQEYQQIPSTDLTAQGGLPTNQNSNPGAGRDFARFCKMTDQHEQQHPQMRDDSRTNLIINYLPQSMTEKELYSMFVTIGPVESCRVMKDYKTGYSYGFGFVNYAKADDAATAINTLNGLQVQNKRLKVSFARPSGEEIKETNLYVTNLPRNITEAQIEDIFKMYGRIVQKNILKDKLTGLPRGVAFVRFDKREEAQEAINHLHGTIPDGGSEPLCVKIAEEHGKQKAAYYAGWQAGYNQSRGGGRGRGSTGGSSAVVVSGSTGTAGTTLVGRTSGYGTRGGHHGGGFIGGGGGGPGAMRMEKIHPHRFNPIGMGGGGGYVQSHFW, encoded by the exons ATGTACAGCTACGGCGAACAATTCGGGGATTACTCGCAAGATTACGCGGCTTACGATAACACACTGAg TTGGAGCATTCAGCCGCAAGAGTATCAGCAAATACCGTCAACAGATCTCACGGCTCAGGGAGGCCTACCGACCAATCAAAATTCCAACCCAGGCGCAGGACGTGATTTTGCTAGATTCTGCAAAATGACGGATCAGCACGAGCAGCAACATCCTCAAATGAGGGATGATTCGAGAACCAATCTCATCATCAATTATTTGCCCCAGAGCATGACTGAGAAAGAACTCTACAGTATGTTCGTTACTATCGGACCTGTAGAGTCCTGCAGGGTCATGAAAGACTACAAA ACTGGCTATAGTTACGGATTTGGCTTTGTGAACTATGCCAAAGCCGACGATGCGGCTACAGCCATAAACACCCTGAACGGTCTTCAAGTACAGAACAAGCGATTAAAAGTGTCGTTCGCACGTCCTTCTGGGGAGGAAATCAAAGAAACTAATCTCTACGTCACGAATCTCCCAAG GAACATTACCGAGGCCCAGATTGAGGACATCTTCAAAATGTACGGACGAATAGTACAGAAGAATATTCTCAAAGATAAACTCACCGGCTTACCCCGCGGCGTGGCTTTCGTCAG ATTCGACAAGCGCGAAGAGGCTCAGGAGGCAATAAATCATCTACACGGGACGATACCCGATGGTGGATCGGAACCTCTTTGCGTGAAAATTGCCGAAGAGCACGGTAAACAGAAGGCGGCGTACTACGCTGGCTGGCAAGCTGGATACAATCAGAGCCGTG GCGGTGGTCGAGGACGTGGTAGCACCGGCGGATCGTCAGCTGTCGTCGTTAGCGGAAGTACCGGAACCGCTGGAACAACCCTCGTAGGAAGAACGAGCGGCTATGGAACCCGGGGGGGTCATCACGGTGGTGGATTTATCGGGGGCGGGGGAGGCGGTCCAGGTGCaatgagaatggaaaaaatccaTCCGCATCGTTTCAATCCAATTGGAATGGGAGGGGGCGGTGGATACGTACAATCGCACTTCTGGTGA
- the LOC122405566 gene encoding sex-lethal homolog isoform X4, giving the protein MTDQHEQQHPQMRDDSRTNLIINYLPQSMTEKELYSMFVTIGPVESCRVMKDYKTGYSYGFGFVNYAKADDAATAINTLNGLQVQNKRLKVSFARPSGEEIKETNLYVTNLPRNITEAQIEDIFKMYGRIVQKNILKDKLTGLPRGVAFVRFDKREEAQEAINHLHGTIPDGGSEPLCVKIAEEHGKQKAAYYAGWQAGYNQSRGGGRGRGSTGGSSAVVVSGSTGTAGTTLVGRTSGYGTRGGHHGGGFIGGGGGGPGAMRMEKIHPHRFNPIGMGGGGGYVQSHFW; this is encoded by the exons ATGACGGATCAGCACGAGCAGCAACATCCTCAAATGAGGGATGATTCGAGAACCAATCTCATCATCAATTATTTGCCCCAGAGCATGACTGAGAAAGAACTCTACAGTATGTTCGTTACTATCGGACCTGTAGAGTCCTGCAGGGTCATGAAAGACTACAAA ACTGGCTATAGTTACGGATTTGGCTTTGTGAACTATGCCAAAGCCGACGATGCGGCTACAGCCATAAACACCCTGAACGGTCTTCAAGTACAGAACAAGCGATTAAAAGTGTCGTTCGCACGTCCTTCTGGGGAGGAAATCAAAGAAACTAATCTCTACGTCACGAATCTCCCAAG GAACATTACCGAGGCCCAGATTGAGGACATCTTCAAAATGTACGGACGAATAGTACAGAAGAATATTCTCAAAGATAAACTCACCGGCTTACCCCGCGGCGTGGCTTTCGTCAG ATTCGACAAGCGCGAAGAGGCTCAGGAGGCAATAAATCATCTACACGGGACGATACCCGATGGTGGATCGGAACCTCTTTGCGTGAAAATTGCCGAAGAGCACGGTAAACAGAAGGCGGCGTACTACGCTGGCTGGCAAGCTGGATACAATCAGAGCCGTG GCGGTGGTCGAGGACGTGGTAGCACCGGCGGATCGTCAGCTGTCGTCGTTAGCGGAAGTACCGGAACCGCTGGAACAACCCTCGTAGGAAGAACGAGCGGCTATGGAACCCGGGGGGGTCATCACGGTGGTGGATTTATCGGGGGCGGGGGAGGCGGTCCAGGTGCaatgagaatggaaaaaatccaTCCGCATCGTTTCAATCCAATTGGAATGGGAGGGGGCGGTGGATACGTACAATCGCACTTCTGGTGA